The Megachile rotundata isolate GNS110a chromosome 3, iyMegRotu1, whole genome shotgun sequence genome includes a window with the following:
- the LOC143264080 gene encoding uncharacterized protein LOC143264080: MSRRAGKKVLLRNLKAKMKKNLSQEESTNKWKLIEIDIPDPPFKEYKQIDNLQDPRRKYWKSLWLFGRGAVSPRNNEDNCRCTRCIISKFVNQKSLEDKRPT; encoded by the exons ATGTCACGAAGGGCAGGCAAGAAAGTTTTGTTGAGAAATCTTAAAGCTAAAATGAAGAAGAATTTAAGCCAG GAGGAGTCCACTAATAAGTGGAAACTGATCGAAATCGATATACCCGATCCCCCGTTCAAAGAATACAAACAAATAGACAATCTTCAAGACCCAAGGCGAAAATACTGGAAATCGCTATGGCTGTTTGGGCGAGGAGCTGTATCACCGAGGAACAACGAGGATAATTGCCGATGTACAAGAtgtataatttccaaattcgtaaaccAAAAGTCTCTTGAGGACAAGAGACCTACATAA